Genomic DNA from Brassica oleracea var. oleracea cultivar TO1000 unplaced genomic scaffold, BOL UnpScaffold00852, whole genome shotgun sequence:
ACTCAAACATGGAAATGGAAAATGGCTTTACATACTCGCACGACTCTGAGTACTACCTCTCTCCTGACCCCAACCCCAACTTCCACACTTCCCATACCCCTAGCAGCCACATCCACACCTCGTTTTTTTTGCTGATAACCACATCCACAAACCCCCTGTGCACAAATCCCAAACAACCACATCCATAGACGCTCTGTCCGCAATACCCGAACAAGACGCACATAGTGATCTCAGCTGTCTTGATCAAGTTACTTTTTAGGTGCTGATTAACAATCTCTTTTACCTCATGCTCAATTTTGTAATGTATGTACTAAAACTTTCTTTTGTAGCCTCAACCGGCTTTTGTTAGGCGCAACCAATTCTTAGACGCTAGTGTACAATTTTTTACTTGTCTTTTGTAATCAGCCTAATTATGTGTTCAAATCCACTCACAAGACACTTTGTTCATCATTTGTCatgttaattattaaaatatattaaaatagatgttaaaatgtagaaacaaaaaaattacaattgaTTATAgcaatcatatttatttatgtattttttaatttaaaatacaaataaataaagatagagagatcaatgaataataacaataaaacaaatagaaaaagataattaaattaatacatcCTCTATCATCCTCCGCAAGAGTCTCTTTTGTTCAAAAACAAAGAAGCTATAACCAtccttacataaaaaaaatagtatttgttCACTTTTGTAACGTATGTACTAAAACTTTCTTTTGTAGCCTCAACCGGTTTTTGCTAGGCGCAACCATTCTTAGACTCTAGTGTACAATTTTTTACTTGTCTTTTGCAATCAGCCTAATTATGTGTCCAAATCCACTCACAAGACATTTTGTTCATCATTTGTCatgttaattattaaaatatattaaaatgaatgTTAAAATGTAGAAACAAAGAAATTACAATTGATTATAgcaatcatatttatttatgtatttttttaatttaaaatacaaacaaataaagatAGAGAGGTCAAtgaataataacaataaaacaaatagaaaaagaaaattaaattaatacatcTTCTATCATCCTCCGCAAGAGTCTCTTTTGttcaaaaacaaagaagcaaTAACCACccttagataaaaaaaatagtataaaatcgTGTAGTTAATAATCAATCTCACTTACCTATAAACCAAACAATATTTAATGTCTAAATTATACTAACAAAAGAGGCTACTTACCAATTTTGGTTTCCCTACCAAAGTCCAACTAGTTTACTAAATGACCAAGGGTATAATTGTCTGAAATCAGCATCGAAACCAGCATTTGTGTGCTTCAAGCAATAAGTATCTTATTGggtaaagaaaaagagaaaagtgTCTAATTATGTAACTCAGTCTGCTATATATGTAACCTGTAACATGTAGTTATTGTTGTAAATTTGAAATGATCACTACTTTTCAAAATGATAAACTACACGACGTGAGTAAACGATTAAAAACCATATCATTCAgacattaaaaatcaaatcctTTTAATTAGGAGGATATACGGAGATGTTTTATACTTGGTGAAGAGAGTCGTCGTCTTAGTCTTTACTTGCCCCCAACTAACTACGTTCATCCCTTTAAAAGAGATTGACTAAAACGTGTTGTCTAAGTCAActgttatttgaaaattatgtttaatgcTTCAGCTTTTTACCGTTATGAAAAAAACGTACAATATTTACTGTTTAGAATACAATGtcatgtaaaaattaaatatgactAGATTCTTtaaccgcgctacgcgcggtttatattttgtattgttttttgcatttatttttaaaaattcgttaattttatgtaattttatttattgaactcAATTGTTTTGTCCTACAATTTTACGTGTtacttgtaattttaaaatgtataactTTGCATATTTATCTATTAGTTATCTGTTATTTGGATCATTGTGATCTGacaatttttctattatttgaaCATATTATTCCATATACTACGTGGGCATTTACACGCGAATGATATGatataatttggtaaaacttgtcatttttgtatgtatatttttgtttgtatttagtgtaaatttagaatatattctTGTCTGAGACATTTAAACCGAATGCTTTTTACTATGTTCTGCATATATTTTGTAGTACagagttttctatttttattttttatttttgaaaagggcttaagtttttattttattttctcaaatgtATCATGGATTATGTGTTGTAAAATAGGTTTCCATCGTACGAAACCAAAAAAGAATAACATGATTAACACAATAAAGATGAGAATGTAGTGTATGgttattttatttcgttttgtaaactaaatattACATCTAAAATTTAGCAGGATTTCAAATTATAAGAAGTGATACATTTGGCTAGGATTCAGCGAAAGAGTTATAAAGAGAGAAACAACGGAAGTTGAAACGTCATCGTCTCTCATCTTGCAAGGATCAACGAAGGGAATTAAGTTTTAAGAAATTGAGGTTCTTAAATGTAGGATAATGGCAATTTCAGAGACTTCAATAAGAACAATGAAGATGAAGTATTTTATTGGATTCAATAAATAGTGACATggcaaaaaaatcatatttcattGGCTGATTTAATTTGCTGAGGTGGATAGGCTCAATGGATCTTATATTCTCATTTTAATAGAATAAGATTTACTGTTTTAAAAATTGCTATAGGTCTTATCAGTACCAATGATTAATCCGAAACCAAATACAATTACACATTTAAAACATGCAAATTTATGAACATGGACATATAAAGGACAAGAAATACTTGAGCTCCACGAAGAAACAAGCAGCATAAGTGAAACAGCACGGCTAGACCAACGGGAAGCTTAAAGAGCTCAAGAACACTGTAAATGAGCTTACATAATCTATTACAATGTCAAATTACAAAGGTAAAAACCATAATGGAACCAAAGAGGAGGGTAATCAAGAGAATATTGAAGATTTCCAGAACCAAGAAGATTAACAAGAATGCTTTACGATATGACTTGGAGGACTATCATCATGATGAACTATATGTAATGCACATACAGCATGAAGCGCTGGGTGATTGGGTCACTAACCCCCATAGGGGAGCTCTAGCAAACCCTCCAACCAGGAATTAAAATACTCAAGTAGATTCAAAGCTTTCTAAGACAATGTATCAACCTCCAGTTATATATATACCACTTTATCTCTACTGTATTTCTTCTCCGCTCCTACATGTTTGTCATCCCACCAAGATTGTTTGAAGCAAGTATGGATAAGAGTTTCTCATTATTTGactttcttaattttattgttCTGGTTTTATGTCTTGGCATTTTTTCGTAGAAACATGTACAATGGATtcgaataaataaaaaagagggTCAAAAAGAGGGACAAAGACAAGTTTGGCTCTCGAAGTCGTAAGTGTATATTTATGGGTTATCCGTTTGGACAAAAGGGTTGGAAGGTGTTTGATCTCGACAAGGAACAGTTCTTCATTTCTCGAGACGTCATATTTTACGAGGACACATTTCCTATGTCATCTCTTTCAGAACAGTCGCCGGTTCAGGGAATTGCGTCTCCGGCTCCACCTACTAATACACTCGACTACTCTGACTCAGATTGGTTATTTGAGTCTGTCCCCAGCTCACTCGACAGGGGGAGTAGCGATGGCATTGGCAATACAGATATTACTGTGGGAGTTGAACCGATAACATCCGAGACACAGAGCCCACAGGCTCCGGAGTCTCGTTCTGCACTACCAGCTGATAGGTCTACAACTACTGCAGAAGTCGTTACAAGTACTGAAACACGTACTGAACAGAGGTCTGAGCCAGTACAAGATATCTCCATGAATGATCCGGTTGTGTTAGGTAGAGGACAACGAGTGCGTCTTCCCTCTGTCAAGCTTAAAGACTACGTCAACTACAACATCATGTGTCATGAAGATACCCATCTCGTTCCAGTCTGCGCTTCATCTTCGTCCTCGGAAAATGCTCCAGGTATGACACAATCTCCTTTAGCTACATATATCTCTGTTGATGCCTTCTCAAGTGCGCATCAAGCTTTCTTAGCAGCTGTAATCTCAGGAGTTGAACCTAAGCGATATCATGACGCCATTAAGCATAAGGTTTGGTGTGACTCTATGAAAGAAGAAGTCACTGCTCATGAGGAGCAAGGCACGTGGGATATTGCTTCGCTTCCGCCTGGCAAGACTGCCGTGAGTTCTCAGTGGGTTTATAAGATCAAGTACAATCCTGATGGTACAATTCGGCGACACAAATCTCGTCTCGTTGCCAACGGGAATAAACAAGTTCAAGGCAAAGATTTTGAGGAAACATTTGCCCCAGTTATCAAAATGGGCACGGTTCGTATGCTTCTCCGTATTGCCGCAGCTAAGAAGTGGGAAGTTCACCAAATGGACGTTCATAACGCATTTCTTCATGGTGATCTTGAGGAAGAAGTGTATATGCGTTTACCTCCAGGCTTTACTCATTCTGATCCAACAAAAGTATGTCGTCTCAGGAAATCTATTTATGGCCTTCGACAGGCTCCACGGTGTTGGTTCTCCAAGTTATCTAAAGCTCTCCTGCAATTCGGTTTTGTTCAGTCTTACTCCGACTATTCATTGTTCTTATACACTAAAGAATCAGTTGAGATTCGAGTTTTGGTCTATGTCGACGATTAAGTGATCGCTAGTAATAGTCTCGACAAACTCACCaagtttaaagagtatttgggACAACAGTTTCACATGAAGGATCTTGGTAAGCTCAAATACTTTCTTGGTATAGAAGTAGCACGTACTGAAGAAGGGATCTTCTTATCTCAGCGCAAATATATCATGGATATCATTGATGATATGGATCTCCAGGATGCTCGTCCAGCATGCACACCAGTCGAGCAGAACCACAAGATCGCTTCCGATCAGTCATCTCTACTTTCTGATCCAAAGATCTATCGTCGCCTTGTGGGTCGTCTTGTCTATCTTTCCATGACTCGCCCTGAACTTTGTTACTCTATTCATCTTCTATCTCAGTTTATGAAGTCACCTCGTGAAGGACATTTGGAGGCTGCATTGCGCGTTGTTCGATATCTCAAAGGTTCTCTCGATCAAGGAATACTCATGAGCTCCGATGAAAATCTTGATCTCTCCATATACTGTGACGCGGACTGGAGTTCTTGCCCTGTTAGTCGTCGATCTTTGAGCTCATTTGTAGTCCTTCTCGGTGACTCTCCAGTTACGTGGAAGACCAAGAAACAAGATACCGTTGCTCACTCGTCAGCTGAAGCCGAATATAGGGCTATGGCTAAAGCTACTCGTGAAATGAAGTGGATTGTTCCTTTAGTTAAGGATCTCGGTATTCCAGTTCTCACACCTGTCTCGTTCTTTTGTGACAATCAAGCGGCTATATACATTGCAGCCAATCCAGTGTTTCACGAAAGAACAAAACACATAGAACGAGACTGTCATAGTATTCGAGATGCGGTCCTTGCTGGTTTGATCGCCACTAAACATGTTCGTACTAAGGATCAGCTCGCTGACATCTTGACTAAAGCTCTTGGAAAACCACAGTTTGAAGTGTTACTGTCCAAGTTGGGTGTCAAGAGACTTCAcactccaacttgagggggagtattaggaatatatgcaaatataCGATATACCATATCTATTTAGGATATATTTCAAGTCGGTTTAGTATATTTCCTATTCTCTTGTTGTCGagtttgtatatatacattgtaAGGCACCTTTAGTATCAACAAGAAAGTCTTCTCTAAATCATTGAGACCTAGTTTTACAGTCAACTAAGAGCTCAAGATGAGTTGAGTAACAAGGAATGATTGAACAATGCGGTATTATCTGTGTTGGTAAGTGTATAAAGGATATTATAATGTTCAACTTCTTGTATCTTGAACCTAATACAGTACACTTTATTTTTggagtaattttattttttacttgattgtgaaatgaaaaataatgtaAGATTAGAGGATATTTTACTCCAAAttccattttggagtaaaacTAAAGAATGGTAGGAGATGTTCTTAGCTAATATGCtagtataatgatttcatattatttgTCTTAACTTAGTGGCTTATGCTGGtatctttagttttatttatgctTTTCTATGGTTGTTCCATATGATCcgaatctatattataattgCTCAACTGTTTAGTAGTCTCGACTAGACCGCCGGCTCGTACATAAGGCATGTTAAGCAACATTCTTTAGGCCTTTTATAAATACTTAAGCACTAAACCTGAGC
This window encodes:
- the LOC106320220 gene encoding uncharacterized mitochondrial protein AtMg00810-like, which translates into the protein MKDLGKLKYFLGIEVARTEEGIFLSQRKYIMDIIDDMDLQDARPACTPVEQNHKIASDQSSLLSDPKIYRRLVGRLVYLSMTRPELCYSIHLLSQFMKSPREGHLEAALRVVRYLKGSLDQGILMSSDENLDLSIYCDADWSSCPVSRRSLSSFVVLLGDSPVTWKTKKQDTVAHSSAEAEYRAMAKATREMKWIVPLVKDLGIPVLTPVSFFCDNQAAIYIAANPVFHERTKHIERDCHSIRDAVLAGLIATKHVRTKDQLADILTKALGKPQFEVLLSKLGVKRLHTPT